From the Leptotrichia sp. oral taxon 221 genome, one window contains:
- the purE gene encoding 5-(carboxyamino)imidazole ribonucleotide mutase, with the protein MKVAIFFGSQSDTDKMRGAANCLREFGIEFEAYVLSAHRVPEKLEEVLADVEKRGAEVIIAGAGLAAHLPGVIASKTILPVVGVPLNGALEGLDALYSIVQMPKSIPVATVGINNSYNSGMLAVQILAIKYPEIREKLVTFRKEMKAKFIADNEKKVEL; encoded by the coding sequence ATGAAAGTAGCAATATTTTTTGGAAGTCAGTCGGATACTGACAAAATGAGAGGTGCAGCAAATTGCTTGAGAGAATTTGGGATTGAGTTTGAGGCTTATGTATTGTCGGCTCACAGAGTTCCTGAAAAATTGGAAGAAGTTTTGGCTGATGTTGAAAAAAGAGGTGCAGAAGTGATTATTGCTGGTGCTGGACTTGCGGCACATTTACCTGGAGTTATTGCTTCAAAAACAATACTGCCAGTAGTTGGAGTTCCTTTAAATGGAGCACTTGAAGGATTGGACGCACTTTATTCGATTGTTCAAATGCCAAAATCTATTCCAGTAGCAACTGTTGGAATTAATAATTCATACAATTCAGGAATGTTAGCAGTGCAAATTCTTGCAATAAAATATCCTGAAATTAGAGAAAAATTGGTTACATTTAGAAAAGAAATGAAAGCTAAATTTATTGCTGATAATGAGAAAAAAGTTGAATTATAA
- the purF gene encoding amidophosphoribosyltransferase, which yields MIKSLNEECGVFGVFGHHEAARLTYYGLHSLQHRGQEAAGIVVSDGKRVNGHRGPGLVSEVFNDDRIFNRLQGNCAIGHVRYATSGSSSSRNIQPFLFQFFDGTIALAHNGNLINAKKLKRELEKHGAIFHSTSDTEVLVHLIRRSKEKDFLSQLKDALRQVKGGFSFLVQTQTELYGAVDPFEFRPLILGKTKNGAYILASETCALEIVGAEFVRNIRSGEVVIIDKDGYRIEKYTDDTSTAIAAMEYVYFARPDSDISGINVHSARKRCGRRLAKEAPVENADIIIGVPNSSLSAASGYAEESGKPYEMGLIKNQYVARTFIQPTQELREQGVRMKLSAVKGVVKDKVVVMIDDSIVRGTTSSRIVQLLKEAGAKEVHVRIASPEFKFPIFYGIDVSNSSELISANKTVEEVRDYIGADSLAFLSIDGLIDSIGLNFDAPYTGLCMECFNGDYPAGLGDYEEEFYTSLTPIQKEALKKLKK from the coding sequence ATGATTAAGAGCTTGAATGAAGAGTGTGGAGTTTTTGGAGTTTTTGGACACCACGAAGCGGCAAGACTTACTTATTATGGATTGCATAGTTTGCAACATAGAGGGCAAGAAGCGGCAGGAATTGTAGTAAGTGACGGTAAGCGTGTGAATGGTCATCGTGGGCCTGGACTTGTGTCGGAAGTATTTAATGATGATAGAATTTTTAACCGTTTACAAGGAAATTGTGCAATTGGGCATGTTAGATATGCGACTTCTGGAAGTAGTAGCAGTCGTAATATTCAGCCATTTTTGTTCCAATTTTTTGACGGAACTATCGCTTTGGCACACAACGGAAATTTGATTAATGCGAAAAAATTAAAAAGAGAATTGGAAAAACACGGTGCGATTTTTCATTCTACATCAGATACAGAAGTGTTGGTTCATTTGATTAGAAGAAGTAAAGAAAAAGATTTTTTGAGCCAATTGAAAGATGCGTTAAGACAAGTAAAAGGTGGATTTTCTTTCTTAGTTCAAACTCAGACAGAATTGTACGGTGCAGTTGACCCTTTTGAATTTCGTCCTTTAATTTTGGGGAAAACAAAAAATGGAGCGTATATTTTGGCGAGTGAAACTTGTGCGTTGGAAATTGTCGGAGCGGAATTTGTTAGAAATATTAGATCTGGAGAAGTTGTAATCATTGATAAAGATGGATACAGAATTGAAAAATATACTGACGATACTTCGACTGCGATTGCGGCGATGGAATATGTATATTTTGCAAGACCTGATTCGGATATTTCAGGAATAAATGTACATTCGGCTCGTAAAAGATGTGGAAGAAGATTGGCAAAGGAAGCACCTGTTGAAAATGCAGATATTATAATTGGAGTTCCAAATTCGTCATTGTCAGCAGCAAGTGGTTATGCAGAAGAAAGCGGAAAACCTTATGAAATGGGATTAATCAAAAACCAATATGTAGCAAGAACATTTATTCAGCCAACTCAGGAACTTAGAGAACAAGGTGTTAGAATGAAACTTTCTGCTGTAAAAGGTGTTGTAAAAGACAAAGTTGTAGTTATGATTGATGATTCAATAGTTCGTGGAACTACTTCAAGCCGTATTGTTCAGTTATTGAAGGAAGCTGGAGCAAAAGAAGTTCATGTAAGAATTGCATCACCAGAATTCAAGTTTCCTATTTTTTACGGAATTGATGTGTCAAATTCATCAGAATTGATTTCGGCAAATAAAACTGTTGAAGAAGTGAGAGATTACATTGGTGCAGATTCATTGGCTTTCTTGAGTATTGACGGATTAATTGATTCAATAGGACTTAATTTTGATGCACCATATACAGGACTTTGCATGGAATGTTTTAATGGAGATTATCCAGCTGGATTGGGAGATTACGAAGAAGAATTTTACACTTCATTGACACCAATTCAAAAAGAGGCTTTGAAAAAATTGAAAAAATAA
- the purM gene encoding phosphoribosylformylglycinamidine cyclo-ligase, protein MSISYKDSGVDKEEGYRSVEKIKERVKATYNKNVMNELGSFGALYKLGEYKKPILVSGTDGVGTKLKVAFETNKYDTVGIDCVAMCVNDILCHGAQPLFFLDYLACGKLDSNVSSEIIKGVVEGCLQGDSALVGGETAEMPGFYADGEYDIAGFAVGVVEEEKMVNGSKVQEGDVIVAIPSSGAHSNGFSLLRKLFTDFSEEFNGKTIGEHLLTPTKIYVKPIQKVMEKVQVNGMAHITGGGLIENVPRTIPDGLCANIEKAKVKVHPLFKHETFSRVPEEEMWGTFNMGVGFVVIVNKNDAQTVIDILAENGEEAYELGTIVKGDEKINLY, encoded by the coding sequence ATGTCAATTTCTTATAAAGATTCAGGAGTAGATAAAGAAGAAGGATACAGAAGTGTTGAGAAAATAAAAGAAAGAGTAAAAGCAACTTATAACAAAAATGTTATGAACGAATTGGGAAGTTTTGGGGCTTTATACAAATTAGGAGAATACAAAAAACCAATTTTAGTGTCTGGAACTGATGGAGTTGGAACAAAATTAAAAGTTGCATTTGAAACAAATAAATACGATACAGTTGGAATTGACTGTGTTGCAATGTGTGTAAATGATATTTTGTGTCACGGAGCACAACCATTATTTTTCTTAGATTACCTAGCTTGTGGAAAATTGGACTCAAATGTTTCTTCTGAAATAATTAAAGGTGTTGTAGAAGGTTGTCTTCAAGGAGATTCAGCTTTAGTAGGTGGAGAAACTGCTGAAATGCCTGGATTTTATGCAGATGGAGAATATGACATTGCAGGATTTGCAGTTGGTGTAGTTGAAGAAGAAAAAATGGTTAATGGAAGTAAAGTTCAAGAAGGAGATGTAATTGTTGCAATTCCTTCAAGTGGAGCTCACAGTAACGGATTCTCATTATTAAGAAAATTATTCACTGATTTTAGCGAAGAATTCAATGGAAAAACAATTGGAGAACATTTATTGACACCAACAAAAATTTATGTAAAACCAATTCAAAAAGTTATGGAAAAAGTACAAGTGAACGGAATGGCTCACATAACAGGTGGAGGACTTATTGAAAATGTTCCAAGAACTATACCAGATGGACTTTGTGCAAACATCGAAAAAGCGAAAGTAAAAGTTCATCCATTATTCAAACACGAAACATTCTCAAGAGTTCCAGAAGAAGAAATGTGGGGAACATTCAACATGGGAGTTGGATTTGTTGTTATCGTAAATAAAAATGATGCTCAAACAGTTATTGATATTTTAGCTGAAAATGGAGAAGAAGCCTATGAATTAGGAACTATTGTTAAAGGTGACGAAAAAATTAATTTATATTAA
- a CDS encoding antibiotic resistance protein VanZ has product MSKIIVHDKFKFRLFPKTIWIDNEKKKLKPNSEIIFETNEDYVILSEKKSKKRKLGLDLENKEEVVVEIKYNFFILSIMLSIMFLVPIFFIIIILIFNLDEIDAKSLGTVDGTFTYIMFNIMFKKIEKFEIVSK; this is encoded by the coding sequence ATGTCAAAAATAATCGTACATGATAAATTTAAGTTTAGGTTATTTCCCAAAACTATTTGGATAGACAATGAAAAGAAGAAATTAAAGCCAAATTCAGAAATAATTTTTGAAACTAATGAAGATTATGTGATACTTTCAGAAAAAAAATCTAAAAAAAGAAAATTAGGATTAGATTTGGAAAATAAGGAAGAAGTTGTAGTAGAAATTAAATATAATTTTTTTATTTTATCTATAATGTTATCTATAATGTTTTTAGTTCCAATATTTTTTATAATAATAATTTTAATTTTTAATTTAGATGAAATAGATGCTAAGTCGTTAGGTACAGTTGATGGAACTTTTACTTATATTATGTTTAATATTATGTTTAAAAAAATAGAAAAATTTGAAATTGTTAGTAAGTGA
- the purC gene encoding phosphoribosylaminoimidazolesuccinocarboxamide synthase, whose protein sequence is MEKREQIYEGKAKSIFATDNADEIIMYFKDDATAFNGVKKDQLEDKGILNNKISTLLYGYLIKHGVKTHWIKTLNEREQLCKKVEIVPLEVIIRNRATGSFVKRYAAEEGKIFKRPTFELSYKNDDLGDPLLNDDHALALELVTEEELAEIKKQTFLINDLLSALFDKMNLILVDYKIEFGRDKDGNILLADEISPDSMRLWDKDTLKKLDKDRFRQDLGDVMGAYREVLRRMEEVLK, encoded by the coding sequence ATGGAAAAAAGAGAACAAATTTATGAAGGAAAAGCAAAATCAATTTTTGCAACAGATAATGCGGATGAAATAATTATGTATTTTAAAGATGATGCGACTGCATTTAATGGAGTAAAAAAAGATCAATTGGAAGATAAAGGAATTTTGAATAATAAAATTTCTACATTACTTTATGGATATTTGATTAAACACGGTGTAAAAACTCACTGGATTAAAACTTTGAATGAAAGAGAACAACTTTGTAAAAAAGTGGAAATTGTGCCTTTGGAAGTAATTATTAGAAATAGAGCAACTGGAAGTTTTGTAAAAAGATATGCGGCTGAAGAAGGAAAAATCTTTAAAAGACCTACTTTTGAATTGTCTTACAAAAATGATGATTTAGGAGATCCATTATTGAATGATGATCATGCTTTAGCATTAGAATTGGTTACTGAAGAAGAATTGGCTGAAATTAAAAAACAAACTTTCTTAATTAATGATTTGTTGTCTGCATTATTTGATAAAATGAACTTGATTTTAGTGGATTATAAAATTGAGTTTGGAAGAGATAAAGATGGAAATATTTTACTTGCAGATGAAATTAGTCCAGATTCAATGAGACTTTGGGATAAAGATACACTTAAAAAATTGGATAAAGATAGATTTAGACAAGATTTAGGAGACGTAATGGGTGCTTATCGTGAAGTTCTTCGTCGTATGGAAGAAGTTTTAAAATAA
- the purN gene encoding phosphoribosylglycinamide formyltransferase encodes MSNKNKKRIAVLVSGGGSNLQSIIDNIEQGNLNCEISYVIADRECYGLKRAEKHGIKNVLLDRKVLKEKLSDEISNVLENDDEKTDYIVLAGYLSILSPEFIKKWSRKIINIHPSLLPKFGGKGMYGMNVHRAVIEAKETESGCTIHFVDTGVDTGEIILQIKVPVLTDDTPEVLQKRVLEKEHVLLIEGIKKLLEK; translated from the coding sequence ATGTCTAATAAAAATAAAAAAAGAATAGCAGTTTTAGTTTCTGGTGGAGGGTCGAACTTACAGTCAATTATTGACAACATTGAGCAAGGAAACTTAAATTGTGAAATTTCTTATGTAATTGCAGATAGAGAGTGCTATGGACTTAAAAGAGCAGAAAAACATGGCATAAAAAATGTTTTGCTTGACAGAAAAGTATTAAAAGAAAAATTGTCTGATGAAATTAGCAATGTTCTTGAAAATGATGACGAAAAGACAGATTATATCGTATTAGCAGGATATTTGTCGATTTTATCGCCAGAATTTATAAAAAAATGGTCAAGAAAAATTATAAATATCCATCCGTCATTGCTTCCAAAATTTGGTGGAAAGGGAATGTATGGAATGAATGTTCACAGAGCAGTTATCGAAGCAAAAGAAACTGAAAGTGGATGTACAATTCATTTTGTTGATACAGGAGTTGACACAGGAGAAATTATTTTACAAATAAAGGTGCCTGTACTTACTGATGACACGCCTGAAGTTTTACAGAAGAGAGTGCTTGAGAAGGAACATGTTTTACTGATTGAAGGGATTAAGAAGTTGCTTGAAAAATAG
- a CDS encoding subtype B tannase, whose amino-acid sequence MKKKLIVMSLLISAFLMATDNEKGLTDSSKYQKSSEVNKNEDKKPQMGAPMNKKVITEDMITNKTENGYNLNFDANKNYTTKTAIVNGKTVTYRAYENIVYVAKPVDIAYETINIYIPEEYFKNKSVGKYNAKTAPIFFPNTVGGYMPGAAGVPGNGRDGKPDASLVALSNGYVVASPGTRGRTLEKDGKYTGKAPAVIVDLKAAVRYLRYNDNKMPGRADRIISNGTSAGGAVSALLGATGNSKDYEPYLKEIGALKARDDIYAVSAYCPITNLENANTAYEWMFNDVKTYKKIEISMLDYNVERKYTEGMLTDDEISRSNDLKKMFPDYVNSLKLKDKNGKLLMLDKDGNGSFKNQIKQYYIDSANAALKKGTDLSEFDFLTIKNGKVVDLDYNKYIAYMGRQKTPGAFDNVDLSTGENNEFGDETTDNKHFTEYMLEHSTVNGTMADKKIIKMMNPMNYIENSKVKYWRIRHGAVDKDTSLAIPAILAIKLENLGKKVDFSSPWATPHSGDYDLDELFKWMDKVVAEGK is encoded by the coding sequence ATGAAGAAAAAATTGATTGTAATGAGTTTATTAATTTCAGCTTTTTTAATGGCTACTGATAATGAAAAAGGATTAACAGATTCTAGCAAATATCAGAAAAGTTCTGAAGTAAATAAGAATGAAGATAAAAAGCCACAAATGGGAGCGCCTATGAATAAAAAAGTAATAACCGAAGATATGATAACAAATAAAACAGAAAATGGGTACAACTTAAATTTTGATGCAAATAAAAATTATACGACGAAAACAGCTATTGTTAACGGAAAAACTGTTACTTATCGTGCTTATGAAAATATAGTTTATGTAGCAAAACCAGTTGATATTGCATATGAAACTATAAATATCTATATTCCAGAAGAATATTTTAAAAATAAATCAGTTGGGAAATACAATGCAAAAACTGCACCAATATTTTTCCCAAATACAGTTGGAGGATATATGCCTGGAGCGGCTGGAGTGCCTGGAAATGGAAGAGATGGGAAACCTGATGCTTCATTAGTCGCCTTATCAAATGGATATGTCGTGGCAAGTCCTGGAACTAGAGGTAGAACTTTGGAAAAAGATGGGAAATATACTGGAAAAGCACCTGCTGTAATTGTAGATTTGAAAGCAGCTGTGAGATATTTGCGTTATAATGATAATAAAATGCCTGGTAGAGCTGACAGAATTATTTCTAACGGGACAAGTGCTGGAGGAGCAGTTTCAGCTCTGTTAGGTGCAACTGGGAATAGCAAGGATTACGAGCCTTATTTGAAGGAAATTGGAGCATTGAAGGCTAGAGATGATATTTACGCAGTTTCAGCTTATTGTCCAATAACTAATTTAGAAAATGCAAATACAGCGTATGAATGGATGTTTAATGATGTGAAAACATATAAAAAGATAGAAATTTCAATGCTAGATTACAATGTGGAAAGAAAATACACTGAAGGTATGTTGACTGATGATGAAATTTCACGTTCAAATGATTTGAAAAAAATGTTTCCTGATTATGTGAATAGTTTGAAATTGAAGGACAAAAACGGTAAACTTTTAATGTTGGATAAAGATGGAAATGGAAGTTTTAAAAATCAAATTAAGCAGTATTACATTGATTCTGCAAATGCGGCTTTGAAAAAAGGAACTGATTTATCAGAATTTGACTTTTTAACAATAAAAAATGGAAAAGTTGTAGATTTGGATTACAATAAATATATTGCTTACATGGGTAGACAAAAAACGCCTGGAGCCTTTGATAATGTGGATTTATCGACTGGAGAAAATAATGAATTTGGAGATGAAACTACAGATAATAAGCATTTTACAGAATATATGCTAGAACATTCGACAGTAAATGGAACAATGGCAGATAAGAAAATTATAAAAATGATGAATCCGATGAATTATATTGAAAATTCAAAAGTGAAATATTGGAGAATAAGACACGGTGCAGTTGACAAAGATACTTCACTTGCAATACCTGCGATACTTGCCATAAAATTGGAAAATCTTGGGAAAAAAGTTGATTTTTCATCTCCTTGGGCAACACCGCATTCGGGGGATTATGATCTAGATGAATTATTTAAATGGATGGATAAAGTTGTAGCTGAAGGGAAATAG
- a CDS encoding YciI family protein, which yields MYIVSLNYVKTVSEVEKYLEEHIKFLEKYYEMGKFICSGRKNPRTGGVILLNAENLEEVKKIISEDPFNINGIAEYEITEFFPTKYAEDFANFVK from the coding sequence ATGTATATAGTAAGTTTAAATTATGTAAAAACAGTAAGTGAAGTTGAAAAATATTTAGAAGAACATATAAAATTTTTGGAAAAATATTATGAAATGGGAAAATTTATTTGTTCAGGAAGAAAAAATCCTAGAACAGGTGGTGTAATTTTGCTAAATGCAGAAAATTTAGAAGAAGTTAAGAAAATAATTTCAGAAGATCCGTTTAATATAAATGGAATTGCGGAATATGAAATTACGGAATTTTTCCCTACAAAATATGCAGAAGATTTTGCAAACTTTGTAAAATAA
- the purH gene encoding bifunctional phosphoribosylaminoimidazolecarboxamide formyltransferase/IMP cyclohydrolase — translation MKKRALISVFYKTGILEFAQFLDKKGVEIISTGGTYRYLKENGLSVIDVSEVTNFKEMLDGRVKTLHPNIHGGILAIRDNKEHMDTIAKEGIETIDYVVVNLYPFFREVQTDKTFDEKIEFIDIGGPTMLRSAAKSFKDVTVICETEDYSVVMEEMEKDGEVSYETKKRLAGKVFNLTSAYDAAISAFLLEEDYPKYLNVSYEKKFDLRYGENPHQSSAYYVSTTENGSMKDIKQLNGKELSFNNIRDMDIAWKVVGEFDGPAACAIKHSTPCGVAVADDIFTAYKKAHDCDPVSIFGGIVALNREVNKETAEELKKIFLEIVIAPSFTDEALEILKTKKNLRVIECKTPKPQDKFDYVKVDGGILVQGTNNKMIDEMNVVTEKQPTEKEKADMELGMKVVKYVKSNAIVVVKDGMAIGVGTGQTNRIWSTEHALQHAQEKVGKDLTGAVLASDAFFPFRDCVDTAAKTGIKAIVQPGGSMRDQESIDACNEHGITMVFTGIRHFKH, via the coding sequence ATGAAAAAAAGAGCATTAATAAGCGTTTTTTATAAGACGGGAATTTTAGAATTTGCACAGTTTTTGGATAAAAAGGGTGTGGAAATTATTTCGACAGGAGGGACTTACAGATATTTGAAGGAAAATGGTCTTTCTGTAATTGATGTTTCAGAAGTTACGAATTTTAAAGAAATGCTGGATGGGAGAGTAAAAACTTTGCATCCAAATATTCATGGTGGAATTTTGGCGATTAGAGACAATAAAGAGCACATGGATACGATTGCAAAAGAAGGAATTGAAACAATTGATTATGTTGTTGTTAATCTTTATCCGTTCTTTAGAGAAGTTCAAACTGACAAAACTTTTGATGAAAAAATCGAATTTATTGATATAGGTGGACCTACAATGCTTCGTTCAGCCGCAAAATCATTTAAAGATGTAACAGTTATTTGCGAAACTGAAGATTATTCAGTAGTTATGGAAGAAATGGAAAAAGATGGAGAAGTTTCTTATGAAACTAAGAAAAGATTGGCTGGGAAAGTATTTAACTTGACATCAGCTTATGATGCGGCAATTTCTGCATTCTTGCTAGAAGAAGATTATCCTAAATATTTGAATGTTTCTTATGAGAAAAAATTTGACTTGAGATACGGGGAAAATCCTCATCAATCTTCAGCTTATTATGTTTCAACTACTGAAAATGGAAGCATGAAAGATATTAAGCAATTGAACGGAAAAGAATTATCATTTAACAATATTAGAGATATGGATATTGCTTGGAAAGTGGTTGGAGAATTTGATGGTCCAGCAGCTTGTGCGATAAAACACTCAACTCCTTGTGGTGTGGCTGTTGCAGATGATATTTTCACAGCGTACAAAAAAGCTCATGATTGTGACCCAGTATCGATTTTTGGTGGAATTGTGGCACTTAACAGAGAAGTTAATAAAGAAACTGCCGAAGAATTGAAAAAAATCTTCTTGGAAATCGTAATTGCACCTTCATTTACAGATGAAGCGTTGGAAATCTTGAAAACTAAGAAAAACTTGAGAGTTATCGAATGTAAAACTCCAAAACCACAAGATAAATTCGATTATGTAAAAGTTGATGGTGGAATTTTGGTTCAAGGAACAAATAATAAAATGATTGATGAAATGAATGTTGTTACTGAAAAACAACCTACTGAAAAAGAAAAAGCTGATATGGAATTAGGAATGAAAGTTGTAAAATATGTAAAATCAAATGCAATTGTAGTCGTTAAAGATGGAATGGCAATTGGTGTAGGAACTGGTCAAACTAACAGAATTTGGTCAACAGAACATGCATTGCAACATGCTCAGGAAAAAGTTGGAAAAGACTTGACAGGAGCAGTATTAGCTTCAGATGCTTTCTTCCCATTCAGAGATTGCGTAGATACAGCTGCAAAAACAGGAATTAAAGCGATTGTACAACCTGGTGGATCAATGAGAGATCAAGAATCTATCGATGCTTGTAACGAACATGGAATTACAATGGTATTTACTGGAATTAGACATTTTAAACATTAA